TGCCTGGCCTGATGAACTTTCTTTTCTCCTGATGAACTTTCTTTTGGACACCAGATTTGCTTGCACGCAAGCCCTGGTAGGACGACACGGGGGGAGGAGCCTTCATATTTGCCCTCTTACTGCTCTCTGGAGTCCTAGGATCCAGTGCCAGCCTCTTGGCAGGAGAATTGGCGGCCTGAGCAGATGATGGATTTGATCTCTTAGATGGGGTGGAACTTTTTGTTGCATGGAAGACCCTCAGCTCTCGATCCCGAAGCTTCAAGTTCCGTTTCTTAACAACCAAATTTGCAGCTTCCTACAAATACAACATGTAAATTGTGGTGTAATTACTTAATGGCtatacaatattttaaaaataacaatggAACTTTAGAAAATTTCATGAACATTCTAAATATTCAGTTACAGGTTCATCAGGTTTTCCTGCTTCTCAGTCTACATTTGCCCCTAAGTTAATCACAGTTCTTTTAACTATCTTTAACCTTTACAAAAAGCATTGCAGCCATCGTTCACAAGGAGATGAAGGCAAGCTCTCCTAGAACCCTTCTAGCAAAATCTGTATGCCTATGGAGTTTGGGAGAAGATTGGGGGAAGACTCTAGGAAACTAATCCCACCAATTAAATCTTGCCAGCTAAGAGAAAATCATGCaagatattgtaaaaaaaaacagtcAAGATATTCCAACCAATTCTATCCCAAGCAATTCCCTTTACTGATAATACCCTACCTTTATCTCCAAATACGACTCCAATTGACAtcacaaaacaaagaaaatgaagcatttcagATGGAAGTCTCAACCTCCAAAGATGTCCACAAACATTTAATGACACAACAAAGTTGCAAGCCTTTAGAAATACTTCCACAACTGAGTTGTTAAGAAGAATTCTGCCGAAAAAAAGACAAGTCCCTACGACCATCCCTTGCTGTGAATTATAGATCTCAACTCCAACTCTCATGGTATCCATGTTAAGGTGACATCCCGTGGTGAGTGGTAACATTAAATTATGTGTCAGACTGGATACACAATAGTAAACTTTGTATAATAGCATAAGAATACCAAAACAGAAGCAAACGCCAATAGCATTGAAATTAGAGAAGATCGCAAGCAGTTTTGAACTTTCTTCAACTCGCATAAACATTACTTCAGGAGTAACTCAATTTCAACTAAGTATGAAGGTACAAATTCCATAATTATTCTCGCTACAATGGTTTTAAGCATTTTACAAACTCATCAAGCATCCACAAATAGATAAAAGAATTTCAATGAAACTAACTGCTAAATATGAGATTAAAAGATCATACCCTTGTTTTAAACAAGACATAGGCAATACCCTTTCCGAGATGCATATGAGGATGTCTAATGACCCGAATGGCTTCAATGGAGGATCCCACATTGTCAATACCAGAAAACAACCGATAAAGTTCTTCATCCtgtaaaataatgaaaaaggaacaTATGTCCAGACTTCAATAACAACACAAGTATAATTATGAGCACATACATACAAAAATCAATGTAAGTAAATTACCTTTACATCATATGGGAGGTTACCCACAAAAACAGTTCTCTTGTTATCATAAAGTGAATCATTCTCCCCTTTCAGCTTCTTACGAGGCGGGCATGCCCTATCAACACGGATGTGATTTCCTCCAACCTATCATCAGTTAAAGAAAACATCAACACCTAGTAACTTacactaaaaaattaaaatggcataaatattaaatttcacACAGAACATGATGCTGATTGCCAAGACTTGAGATAAGAACATACCACAGCCATGTTATGGGAGAGAGAAGCGTTAGTGGATTCCTCAGTTTTAAAAACAATGTAAGCATGGACACTGCAATAAGAAGCTTTGCCATAAGCAAAATGACAGatgaagaaacaacaaaaaattaaaaagaacatATAATAGCATCAACAACAAATCATAGCAATCGTGTTTCAATTATCAATTAATCGATGTAAAGGAAAGACTACCTTCTTCAGCTTAAACATAAATTCTATGTAGAAGCTATCGATAAGGAAAAGCATATTGCCTCATTCATGTAAagatagaaaatttattttcgactgaaaaagatgaaattaccaagataaataaaaagaaacgaaaatttCAATACAGTAAAgcaaagtcaaaaaaaaatatatacaaccAACCAACCCAAAATCAATGGTCAACATAAAATGAGTACCAAAACgataaaaagcttaaaatgaaaacattcaAACAAGTTTAATCAGCCAAACTAGTAGAAAATCCAAACAACAATGAGATTCAAAATCCTCACCTGTCAGCAGTTTCATTGATTTGCTTTGTAATGATCGCTTCCTTTCTCGGCCTTTTAGtctgcaaaacaaaaatcattggCATAAATCACATATCTGTTTAATATTACAACTtattaaggaaataaaatataGGGTTTCTAACATCCATTTCTCGAATTGTTTGAACACAATCATGGAACACTCACATCCAAGATGGGCACGGAGCGGATCCTCACAGACTCCACCTCCCCAAATTGTTTGAATTCCTTAACAAGAGCCTTCTTCTTCACCTTTAGCGGCAAGTTCCCAACAAACACAGTCCTCAAAAGCTTGCTCTCGTCGTCATAACCTTCAGGCGAAACCACCAAATCCTCCACATTATCCACTGTTTTCCTCTTCTCCCCCACaagtttcttcttctctctctcctcttcctCCGCCGCCACGCCGTACTTCTTCGCCTCGTATTCTCTCTCAAGCTcatctctcttcctcttcttcttcgcACCCAAAATAGTGTTCTCTCCGTCCGATTTGGGACCCAACTTAGAGCCGTTCCCTTCGTCTTTCTTCAATGCCCCATCGGACTCAGAACCCAAATTAGGTTCTCTATCATTTTCGTTCtcaagattagggttttggggtttcTTCCCTTTGTCTTTCTTCGACGGCCCATTTGACCCAGAAGCCAAATTAGGGTTTCCACCCTTGTCGCCCTCAAACGCACCGTTAGATTCAGCTCCAAGATTCGGTTTTTGTGGTTTCTCTTCCTTTGCTTTCTTCGCCCTCAATGGTGCCTCCGAAGCTTCAGGGATCGTATACGAATCGAGACTAGGGTTAGGATTTTTCTCCTTGCCCCtattcctcttcttcttcgGCTCACCGTCAAGATTAGAGTTTTCAAAGACGACGTCGTTGGGGCTTCTGAGAGACTCAGCCGGAGCAAACCCCAATGATTCTTGGGGCTTTCTCCGATAGGGGTTGCTTTCAGAGAAGATGGAAACGGCAGCGTTTCGGTCGTCCGTGGCGTCGCCGAATAGGGTATTGAAAATGCCCGACGAGGACGGAACGGCGTCGCTTTGGGGAGACTCCTTTGGTTCTTTGGCTTTAGGTTTCAGCTTTCCCATTGTTTCTTTAGGTTTTGGTTCGAAACCGATGCGAACAGAGACGttgaattgaatttgaagagGGACGGTGTAAATTGAAATTATCAGGACCGGGCTGGTTTATACTTTATAACCTCAACGCTTTTCGTTTTCCTCTTTAATATTTTAgaatttacaaattacaattttcatcaaaattgcaacaataagaaaaattatccttatttttaactaacattatggatttaattttttagttattttgatttCTGAAACTTTTAGACCAACAAGTGAATTTAACTTTGATAATCaattatttttgtataattttttcttcacgATTACTATCTCGGACGAAAAACTataggattttgttttttagtttatatgaTAAAAACTTTGAAATACAGGAAAACTTTAATTACTCTCTCCTTCAATTACACCCAcctaataattttcttttttgtgccCGCCAATAAGAAGCTGCCATCTTGAATTATTACATAAAcccaaataataacaaaaacactagattatttaggtttattcaattttttttttttaaatttttttttaagaatatgggAAGGGCTGGGGGTGGCCCACGCGGCCACCTCCGGCAGATATGGGGTGGCCTGCGCAGCCACCCAGCCAATgtgggtggctcgccggccaccccaagtgggctaggggtggccgcgcggTCACCTCCGCCAATTTGGGGTGGCTTGTCGGCCACTCCAAATGGGCTGGGGTGGTGGTGCAGCCACCACTGCCACCCCAGCCCTCTACACaatctttaaaaagaaaaaaaaaaataaaaaaatcataataatttagtgttttgatgcttattttatttggtaaaaTAATCTTACGTGGCCATTTTCTATTGGTGGGCACTTATAGAAGTCGCTCTTGTtagattaataataaaaatcataccCAAAGTTTGGAAAGTTATCTAAAAGTTAATTTCATATTTCAAgaactaaattaatttttagttcaAGAGAGTGAGATTATAAAGAGccgaaataatttttttaaaaaaaaactttagaaaGTTTTATGAACTTTCACACGCTTTGAGGTGATTCTaaagataaaatttttttaattttattatttgaacttttaatttgatgcaatttattCATTTCATTAGGATTTAAAGTTAAATTATAACAAGGCTATCGAAAATTTCAACATAccctttgaactttttttatttcctgAATTATGTTTGGGTTGGACAATGcaaaatccaatccaattttttCAATCCAAATCAATTCGCACACAAAAACTAAAGGCAGAATAGCCATCAAGCTTAATTAGAAAAGTCAAGAAAAACAATGTTCCTACGAGTGTCAAAAAGATGTTGTACACGTGTTCCATTAGTATATATCTATTTTTCTCAggtaaaaaacataaaaagaagttgagacaaataaaaaagtcaggATATTGCTAGGAGCAAGGACCTGGGACGGCTCTAGCTCTGTCGTGATCGACCTcgtctcaaaaaaaaaaaaaaaaaaaaaaaagagagagagagagagagaaattaagaaagagaaatgaaatcTATATTAGGATTATCCTTTGAGCAATAATTTATAATGACTCGACCATCAAAATCTATCTCATCCAAACATGAATTGGTATGTTTGATGGTGGTTTTGAGAGTATTTTTaagttttggtttgaaaaaaaaaatgtttttttttttttttgagttcaaatttgaaaaatgttgtatttgaattgtttgttaatgattttatcaaaaagtaaattttttattttaaattgacaAACGAAGGGTCATCTTGTTTTTTATTGATATAAACCGTTGTTAGTGATCCTCACCCTTGCTGGGCTAGCTAGGGACTGTCCGTCGGTGGCCTCCTTAAAGGAGGGACTAACCATCGGCAATGCCAATGGTAGTCCTCGGTAACCCAATTCACCGAGAAGTGAGCTTTGTTACGCCTTAcgcaaatatatattttttaataaaataaaaaaaaagagaaataaatagcCACTTTATTTAACCTttcatttgcacttttttttttttttttttttgacatgttcattTGCACTTATGCTTATCTTACCATTAAACAAGGactccatttaaaaaaaaaaaaaaaaccattaatgagcaatgacatatatatttaacattGTTGACATGTAAGaataaatttggaaaaacaaaaaaaattcttacgaAACAGGGATCTTCAAAGTGCAAACAACATTAGGAGGGAATTAAGTAAAAGCAactaaattactaattaattcccaaccaaaaaaattcaCAATCCATC
This genomic interval from Corylus avellana chromosome ca3, CavTom2PMs-1.0 contains the following:
- the LOC132175727 gene encoding uncharacterized protein LOC132175727 codes for the protein MGKLKPKAKEPKESPQSDAVPSSSGIFNTLFGDATDDRNAAVSIFSESNPYRRKPQESLGFAPAESLRSPNDVVFENSNLDGEPKKKRNRGKEKNPNPSLDSYTIPEASEAPLRAKKAKEEKPQKPNLGAESNGAFEGDKGGNPNLASGSNGPSKKDKGKKPQNPNLENENDREPNLGSESDGALKKDEGNGSKLGPKSDGENTILGAKKKRKRDELEREYEAKKYGVAAEEEEREKKKLVGEKRKTVDNVEDLVVSPEGYDDESKLLRTVFVGNLPLKVKKKALVKEFKQFGEVESVRIRSVPILDTKRPRKEAIITKQINETADSVHAYIVFKTEESTNASLSHNMAVVGGNHIRVDRACPPRKKLKGENDSLYDNKRTVFVGNLPYDVKDEELYRLFSGIDNVGSSIEAIRVIRHPHMHLGKGIAYVLFKTREAANLVVKKRNLKLRDRELRVFHATKSSTPSKRSNPSSAQAANSPAKRLALDPRTPESSKRANMKAPPPVSSYQGLRASKSGVQKKVHQEKRKFIRPGSLNSKSQKGVKPKERHGKRPSVAARKAKANVLKDGGGSRGAGMKRKLDSRTPESFQRNKKAKKFK